A genomic stretch from Ictalurus punctatus breed USDA103 chromosome 2, Coco_2.0, whole genome shotgun sequence includes:
- the aoc2 gene encoding retina-specific copper amine oxidase, translating into MGMVWVWLYSHAFNQTPQCSLAHISAPPTKPHRAPALRFLRGMVSQVTNSLLKCLLILICLVSVILNIVLICLNSNRLPKCHTHSQGTVAADHTDHSLIFADLTPKEYQMVRDYMWDQKDLRISHSATAKVSENYIFLIDLVLPKKAEALRYLDNQGLKPERQASVVVFYGEFNYLKEYVVGPLPGPLKHRDVTMEKYKVESLPFTARPVTIGEYVQLIDLVYGNVFMQLKTELKESFGYDPKSPNLSIFEGMPRGVKAGDRKTWISFFRDFSGMYIHPVGFEILVRHESKNSSDWMVEKLLYNGQYFDTIESFKQTYAAGGMQKIVYKEVSNFASLKPRSVPTGLGPHQYYLQGKRFSVKSNQVIYKDWRFAFGLSSLTGMRVFDVRFRGDRIIYELSVQEAMSVYGSITPGMMLTKFLDTSIGIGRFAHELVRGVDCPYSATYIDVYRYIDINATQLYSNAICVFEHDVGRPLRRHFSDFFQNSYGGLTNSALYIRSITAIGNYDYIWDFIFYQSGTVEARVHATGYISSSYKVPGSLKYGHQVAENVLGNIHTHFANFKVDLDILGVRNVFQTKDMEYEEVSLPWMTERKAKIPKLVENQLKTEQEAALRHNSKIPRYLHVASNQTNRWGHQRSYKLQVMSLAGDHLPESEPEERSMSWARYKVAITKHKDSEQTCSSLYSQNNIWDPVVDFSNYIKDNEHIENEDLVAWVTAGFLHIPHAEDIPNTVTVGNGGAVLIRPHNYFDEDPSIDSVDGVYFNPGSETDCEYNKMACLDKHMCSPTLEPYTYRGFEGVIKFDK; encoded by the exons ATGGGAATGGTATGGGTGTGGTTATACTCTCATGCATTTAACCAGACCCCACAATGCAGTCTTGCTCACATCTCAGCTCCTCCAACAAAGCCACACCGAGCTCCGGCCCTTCGTTTCCTCAGAGGCATGGTTTCTCAAGTGACCAACTCCCTTCTCAAGTGCCTGCTGATTCTCATCTGCCTTGTCTCAGTGATACTGAATATCGTTTTGATATGCCTGAATTCGAACAGGCTTCCAAAATGCCACACGCATTCGCAAGGAACGGTGGCGGCCGACCACACAGACCACAGCTTGATATTCGCCGACCTCACTCCCAAGGAGTACCAGATGGTCCGCGATTACATGTGGGACCAGAAGGACTTGAGGATTTCTCACTCCGCCACCGCGAAAGTGTCGGAGAACTACATCTTCTTGATAGACCTCGTGCTTCCGAAAAAAGCAGAAGCGCTGAGATACCTGGACAATCAGGGACTCAAACCCGAACGCCAAGCCAGCGTTGTAGTGTTTTATGGAGAGTTTAACTACCTCAAAGAGTATGTCGTGGGACCTCTGCCCGGTCCCCTTAAGCATCGGGATGTCACGATGGAGAAGTACAAGGTGGAGAGCTTGCCTTTCACGGCCCGACCTGTGACCATTGGAGAGTATGTGCAGCTTATTGATTTGGTCTACGGCAATGTCTTTATGCAGCTGAAGACAGAACTGAAGGAGAGCTTCGGTTATGACCCGAAAAGCCCGAACCTGAGCATTTTCGAAGGGATGCCCAGAGGAGTAAAAGCAGGCGATCGAAAGACATGGATATCATTTTTTCGAGATTTCAGTGGCATGTATATCCATCCGGTTGGCTTTGAAATTTTAGTCCgtcatgaaagtaaaaactcCTCGGACTGGATGGTCGAAAAGCTCTTGTACAACGGCCAATACTTCGACACCATTGAGAGTTTTAAACAAACCTATGCAGCTGGTGGTATGCAAAAGATCGTCTATAAAGAGGTCTCTAACTTCGCCTCGCTGAAACCGAGAAGCGTACCTACGGGTCTTGGACCACATCAGTATTACCTCCAAGGCAAACGCTTCAGCGTGAAGAGCAACCAGGTCATTTACAAGGACTGGAGGTTTGCATTCGGTCTGAGCTCACTGACCGGCATGCGAGTGTTCGACGTTCGCTTCAGAGGAGACAGAATCATCTACGAACTCAGCGTCCAGGAGGCCATGTCCGTGTACGGCTCCATAACTCCAGGGATGATGCTCACCAAATTTCTGGACACAAGCATTGGAATCGGGCGCTTCGCTCACGAACTGGTGCGTGGTGTCGATTGTCCGTACTCAGCCACTTACATAGATGTTTATCGCTACATCGACATCAACGCCACGCAGCTTTACAGCAACGCCATCTGCGTCTTTGAGCACGATGTGGGACGCCCTCTACGCCGTCACTTTTCAGATTTCTTCCAGAACAGCTACGGCGGCCTGACCAACAGCGCCCTGTATATCCGCTCCATCACAGCCATTGGTAACTACGACTACATCTGGGACTTCATCTTCTACCAGAGCGGCACAGTGGAGGCCAGAGTTCACGCTACGGGTTATATATCATCCTCTTATAAAGTGCCTGGCAGTCTCAAGTACGGCCACCAGGTCGCTGAAAACGTGTTAGGAAACATCCATACGCACTTCGCTAACTTCAAGGTGGATCTGGATATTTTAG GTGTGAGGAACGTGTTCCAGACCAAAGACATGGAGTATGAGGAGGTGTCCTTGCCATGGATGACCGAACGTAAGGCCAAAATCCCAAAACTGGTGGAGAATCAGCTCAAGACCGAGCAGGAGGCGGCACTTCGACACAACTCTAAAATTCCCCGTTACCTCCATGTGGCCAGCAATCAGACGAACCGGTGGGGCCACCAGCGCTCGTACAAGCTGCAGGTGATGAGTTTGGCTGGAGATCACCTACCAGAGAGTGAGCCGGAGGAGAGGAGCATGTCCTGGGCACG ATACAAAGTTGCCATAACGAAGCATAAAGACTCAGAGCAGACCTGCAGCAGTCTGTACAGTCAGAATAACATATGGGACCCTGTCGTCGACTTCAGCAATTACATCAAGGATAATGAGCACATTGAGAACGAG GATCTGGTTGCCTGGGTAACGGCGGGTTTCCTGCACATCCCTCACGCCGAGGACATCCCCAATACGGTGACGGTGGGAAACGGAGGCGCCGTCCTCATCCGCCCGCATAATTACTTCGACGAAGATCCGTCCATCGACTCGGTCGACGGCGTCTACTTCAACCCGGGATCGGAAACAGACTGCGAGTACAACAAGATGGCGTGTTTAGACAAACACATGTGTAGCCCGACACTGGAGCCGTACACGTACCGCGGATTCGAGGGCGTCATCAAATTTGACAAATAG